A single Paraburkholderia sp. FT54 DNA region contains:
- a CDS encoding 2-hydroxyacid dehydrogenase — MRMILFSSRQYDSDTFTEANAAHAYELHFQESHLDSETAILAQGYEVVCPFVNDNVDAKVLERLHAGGTRMISLRSAGFNHVDLAAAERLGVTVARVPAYSPHAVAEHAAGLILALNRRLPRAVARTREGDFSLHGLLGFDLHGKTVGVIGTGMIGRVFGRIMAGFGMQVLAYDPGKPADDLLALGARYVPLDTLLAESDVVSLHCPLVPDTYHLIDGPALAKMKRGAMLINTGRGGLVESNALIGALKDGRLGHLGLDVYEEEGGLFFEDHSNLPLQDDVLARLLMFPNVIVTAHQAFFTREAMNEIAQTTLENVAAWQAGAPRNVVRAPA; from the coding sequence ATGCGCATGATCCTGTTCAGCAGCCGCCAGTACGACAGCGACACGTTCACCGAAGCCAATGCCGCGCATGCCTATGAACTGCACTTCCAGGAATCGCACCTCGACAGCGAGACGGCCATTCTCGCTCAGGGCTACGAAGTGGTATGTCCGTTCGTCAACGACAACGTCGACGCGAAGGTACTGGAGCGGCTTCATGCCGGCGGCACGCGCATGATCTCGCTGCGCTCGGCGGGCTTCAATCACGTCGATCTGGCCGCGGCCGAACGTCTGGGCGTCACGGTCGCGCGGGTGCCGGCCTATTCGCCGCATGCGGTGGCCGAACATGCGGCCGGATTGATTCTGGCGCTGAACCGGCGCCTGCCGCGCGCCGTCGCGCGCACTCGCGAAGGCGACTTTTCGCTGCACGGGTTGCTCGGCTTCGATCTGCACGGCAAGACCGTGGGCGTGATCGGCACCGGCATGATCGGCCGCGTATTCGGGCGCATCATGGCGGGCTTCGGCATGCAGGTGCTCGCCTACGATCCCGGCAAGCCCGCCGACGACCTGCTCGCGCTCGGCGCGCGCTACGTGCCGCTCGACACGCTGCTCGCCGAATCCGACGTGGTCAGCCTGCATTGTCCGCTGGTGCCGGACACGTACCATTTGATCGACGGCCCCGCGCTTGCCAAGATGAAGCGCGGCGCGATGCTGATCAATACGGGCCGTGGCGGCCTCGTCGAAAGCAATGCGCTGATCGGCGCCTTGAAGGATGGCCGGCTCGGCCATCTTGGGCTAGATGTGTACGAGGAAGAAGGTGGCCTGTTCTTCGAGGATCACTCGAACCTGCCCTTGCAGGACGACGTGCTGGCGCGTCTGTTGATGTTCCCGAACGTGATCGTTACCGCGCACCAGGCGTTCTTCACGCGCGAGGCGATGAACGAGATCGCCCAGACCACGCTCGAGAACGTCGCGGCGTGGCAGGCCGGCGCGCCGCGTAACGTGGTGCGCGCGCCCGCTTAG
- a CDS encoding plasmid fertility inhibition factor family protein: protein MLLTQSARSVSALLTRWRLFAGLSSLLLPLSNSSSAAAPACAETVWTVPLHEHPWYDHVRLKRVFVTDGTRHQVVLVDVRKLLACADRDNTDYVLKPVAEWHSGKVRGIREFLDPENPRIPQMPYVTISTRRAPGLLGWFGLEREGVVAFRNGQHRARYLADAGARWFPVEVHEREAMLLRELCSAADDARTAVRATPVNTGGGA, encoded by the coding sequence ATGCTTCTTACACAATCGGCTCGTAGCGTAAGCGCTCTTCTAACGCGCTGGCGGCTTTTCGCCGGCTTATCGAGCCTGCTTTTGCCCTTGTCCAATTCATCGTCAGCCGCCGCGCCGGCTTGCGCCGAGACGGTCTGGACCGTGCCGCTGCACGAGCATCCATGGTACGACCACGTGCGCCTGAAACGCGTTTTCGTCACGGACGGCACGCGGCATCAGGTCGTACTCGTCGACGTGCGCAAACTGCTCGCCTGCGCGGACCGCGACAATACCGATTACGTTCTGAAGCCGGTCGCCGAATGGCATTCGGGCAAGGTGCGCGGCATTCGCGAATTTCTCGATCCAGAGAACCCGCGGATTCCGCAGATGCCGTACGTGACCATCTCGACGCGTCGCGCGCCGGGGCTGCTGGGCTGGTTCGGACTGGAGCGCGAAGGCGTCGTGGCGTTTCGCAACGGCCAGCACCGCGCGCGCTATCTGGCCGATGCGGGCGCGCGCTGGTTTCCAGTGGAAGTGCACGAGCGTGAGGCGATGTTGCTGCGCGAACTCTGCAGCGCAGCGGACGACGCGCGCACGGCGGTCCGCGCGACGCCGGTGAATACCGGCGGCGGCGCCTAA
- a CDS encoding crotonase/enoyl-CoA hydratase family protein, translating into MITTQNFSDHVRIEANLDIGVATIILERPARRNAVDRPVADALSAAFTRFEAQPAWRAAVLFGAGGTFCAGADLTALADDTRRNELHADGSGPGPMGPTRMSFSKPVVAAIAGYAVAGGLELAALCDLRVVEDDAVLGVFCRRVGIPLIDGGTIRLPRLIGLSRALDLILTGRAVSAQEALSFGLANRIVPKGTARAAAEQLAAELAAFPQAALLADRRSVLENSMLDDLAEALRREGAGGYQAVFDEGVAGAAHFASGAGRHGSTFDPDGGIR; encoded by the coding sequence ATGATAACCACGCAAAATTTCAGTGACCACGTGCGCATCGAAGCTAATCTGGATATCGGCGTGGCCACGATCATCCTTGAGCGGCCCGCGCGTCGAAATGCCGTGGATCGTCCTGTCGCTGACGCGCTCAGCGCCGCGTTCACCCGCTTCGAAGCGCAGCCGGCCTGGCGCGCGGCGGTGCTGTTCGGCGCGGGCGGCACCTTCTGCGCCGGCGCGGACCTGACCGCTCTCGCCGACGACACCCGCCGCAACGAACTGCACGCCGACGGCAGCGGCCCCGGTCCGATGGGGCCGACGCGCATGAGCTTCAGCAAACCCGTCGTCGCGGCGATTGCCGGCTATGCGGTGGCGGGCGGCCTGGAACTGGCGGCTCTGTGCGATCTCCGAGTCGTCGAAGACGACGCCGTGCTCGGTGTGTTCTGCCGGCGTGTCGGAATTCCGCTGATCGACGGCGGCACGATCCGCTTGCCGCGTTTGATCGGCTTGTCGCGCGCGCTGGACCTGATTCTGACCGGCCGCGCGGTGAGCGCCCAGGAAGCGCTCAGCTTCGGCCTCGCCAATCGCATCGTGCCCAAAGGCACGGCGCGCGCCGCGGCCGAACAGTTGGCCGCCGAACTCGCCGCCTTTCCGCAGGCAGCGCTGCTCGCCGATCGCCGCTCCGTGCTGGAAAACAGCATGCTCGACGATCTCGCTGAAGCGCTGCGCCGTGAGGGCGCCGGTGGTTATCAAGCCGTCTTCGACGAAGGTGTCGCGGGCGCCGCGCATTTCGCTAGCGGCGCCGGCCGTCACGGCAGCACGTTCGACCCCGATGGCGGCATCCGCTGA
- a CDS encoding MFS transporter: MPLPLLALAVAAFGIGTTEFVIMGLLPNVARDLSVSIPAAGMLVSAYALGVTIGAPIVAIAVANMPRKKALMSLIGVFIVGNLLCAVAPGYAVLMAARIVTAFCHGAFFGIGSVVAAGLVAPNRRAQAIALMFTGLTLANVLGVPLGTALGQAVGWRATFWAVTGIGLVAAAALAVCLPAKIEMQKASLVHEFSVLKNPQVLMVLGISVLASASLFSTFTYITPILEDVTGFTPHAVTLVLLLFGLGLTVGSTLGGKLADWRLMPSLVAFLLAIVVILTIFVGTMHSEIPAMITIFVWGILAFAIVPPLQMLIVDRASQAPNLASTLNQGAFNLGNATGAWLGGMAIGAGAPLTTLPWVGVATSIGALALTLWSVSIDRRAQRMAMAG; encoded by the coding sequence ATGCCTTTGCCCCTGCTCGCCCTTGCCGTTGCCGCGTTTGGAATCGGTACCACCGAATTTGTGATCATGGGGCTGCTGCCCAATGTCGCGCGCGATCTGTCCGTCTCGATCCCCGCAGCCGGCATGCTGGTGTCGGCGTATGCGCTCGGCGTCACGATCGGCGCGCCGATCGTCGCGATCGCTGTAGCGAACATGCCGCGCAAGAAGGCGCTGATGAGTCTGATCGGCGTGTTCATCGTCGGCAATCTGCTGTGCGCCGTCGCGCCCGGTTACGCGGTGCTGATGGCCGCGCGCATCGTGACGGCGTTCTGTCATGGCGCGTTCTTCGGCATCGGCTCGGTGGTGGCCGCGGGTCTTGTCGCGCCTAACCGTCGCGCGCAAGCCATCGCGTTGATGTTCACCGGCCTCACGCTCGCCAACGTATTGGGCGTGCCGCTCGGCACCGCGCTCGGCCAGGCCGTGGGCTGGCGCGCGACCTTCTGGGCGGTGACGGGCATCGGCCTCGTCGCGGCGGCTGCGCTCGCCGTGTGCCTGCCGGCGAAGATCGAAATGCAGAAGGCGAGCCTCGTCCACGAATTCAGCGTGCTGAAGAACCCGCAAGTGCTGATGGTGCTCGGCATCAGCGTGCTCGCGTCGGCAAGCCTCTTTTCCACCTTCACGTACATCACGCCGATTCTCGAAGACGTGACCGGCTTTACGCCGCACGCGGTCACCCTCGTGTTGCTGCTGTTCGGTCTCGGCCTGACGGTGGGCAGCACGCTCGGCGGCAAGCTCGCGGACTGGCGGCTGATGCCGTCGCTGGTGGCGTTTCTGCTGGCCATCGTCGTGATCCTGACCATCTTCGTGGGCACGATGCATTCGGAAATCCCGGCGATGATCACCATTTTCGTGTGGGGCATTCTGGCCTTCGCGATCGTGCCGCCGCTGCAGATGCTGATCGTCGACCGTGCGAGCCAGGCGCCGAATCTGGCCTCGACCTTGAACCAGGGCGCCTTCAACCTCGGCAACGCGACGGGCGCCTGGCTCGGCGGCATGGCGATCGGTGCGGGCGCACCGCTCACGACGCTGCCGTGGGTCGGCGTGGCGACCTCGATCGGCGCGTTGGCGCTGACGCTGTGGTCGGTGTCGATCGACCGGCGCGCGCAACGCATGGCGATGGCGGGCTAA
- a CDS encoding MFS transporter, whose protein sequence is MKVIFTRDFLALILSVAVVGLGSGATLPLTALALTQAGYGTDVVGLLSAAQAGGGLVVVPLAGWIAARCGGRQVIVGAVLVVAFATALMQLTSNLWLWAVLRVLCGAALMLLFTIGEAWVNQLADDATRGRVIAIYATNFTLFQMAGPVLVSQIAGFTQWRFLICGAIFPLALPMLATIRKTPQPSEDEHAAHGSWRHVLPRMPALVIGTGFFALFDTIALSLLPLFAMSHGIASEVAVLFASALLLGDTTMQFPIGWLADRLGRERVHIGCGVIVVALLPLLPWAMTSPWLCWPLLYVLGAAAGAIYTLSLVACGERFRGAALVSASSLVGASWSAASFGGPLVAGALMKSVGNDAMVGVLLVAGLAFLMASWWEKRRAPMRVVG, encoded by the coding sequence ATGAAAGTCATCTTCACTCGCGATTTCCTCGCTTTGATCCTCAGCGTCGCCGTCGTCGGACTCGGCAGCGGCGCGACGCTTCCCCTCACCGCTCTCGCGCTCACGCAAGCCGGCTATGGCACCGACGTGGTCGGCCTGCTGAGCGCCGCGCAAGCGGGCGGCGGACTCGTCGTCGTGCCGCTCGCGGGATGGATCGCGGCGCGCTGCGGCGGCCGTCAGGTGATCGTGGGCGCTGTGCTGGTGGTGGCGTTCGCCACCGCGCTCATGCAACTCACTTCGAACCTGTGGCTGTGGGCCGTGTTGCGCGTGCTGTGCGGCGCGGCGCTGATGCTGCTCTTCACGATCGGCGAAGCGTGGGTCAACCAGCTGGCCGACGACGCCACGCGCGGCCGCGTCATCGCCATCTACGCGACCAACTTCACGCTGTTCCAGATGGCCGGTCCCGTGCTGGTGAGCCAGATCGCAGGCTTCACGCAGTGGCGCTTCCTGATTTGCGGCGCGATCTTCCCGCTGGCACTGCCAATGCTCGCCACGATCCGCAAGACGCCGCAACCCTCCGAAGACGAGCACGCGGCGCACGGCAGTTGGCGTCATGTCTTGCCGCGGATGCCGGCGCTCGTGATCGGCACTGGTTTTTTCGCTCTGTTCGACACGATCGCGCTCTCGCTGCTGCCGCTCTTTGCCATGTCGCACGGCATTGCTAGCGAGGTGGCCGTGCTGTTCGCATCGGCGCTGCTGCTCGGCGATACGACGATGCAGTTCCCGATCGGCTGGCTCGCGGACCGGCTCGGCCGCGAACGCGTGCATATCGGTTGCGGTGTGATCGTCGTGGCGCTGCTGCCGTTGCTGCCGTGGGCGATGACTTCACCGTGGCTCTGCTGGCCGCTGCTGTATGTGCTCGGCGCGGCGGCGGGCGCGATTTACACACTGTCGCTGGTTGCTTGCGGCGAGCGCTTCCGTGGCGCCGCGCTGGTGTCGGCGAGTTCGCTGGTGGGCGCGTCCTGGAGCGCGGCGAGTTTCGGCGGCCCGCTCGTGGCTGGCGCGTTGATGAAGAGCGTCGGGAATGACGCGATGGTCGGGGTGCTGCTTGTTGCGGGGTTGGCGTTTCTGATGGCGAGCTGGTGGGAGAAACGGCGGGCGCCGATGCGAGTCGTCGGTTGA
- the fahA gene encoding fumarylacetoacetase produces MNASTDLQATLDASRKSWVESANHSTHDFSIQNLPFGIFSDTLNATRRVGVAIGDSIVDLAALESAGLLTVPSSDAGDSVFVRDALNDFIALGRDEWRSVRIQLSKLLSRDNATLRDDAELRSRALIRQADAQLHLPVRIPGYTDFYSSKEHATNVGSMFRDPKNALLPNWSEMPIGYNGRASSVVVSGTPVRRPNGQLKLPDQERPVFGACRKLDIELETGFVIGAGNALGEPVACADAEAHIFGMVLLNDWSARDIQQWEYVPLGPFNAKTFATTISPWIVTLDALEPFRVAQPVQEPQPLAYLRHDGEHAFDITLEVKLRPKQAKAASTIARTNFRHMYWTMAQQLAHHTVSGCNTRVGDLMGSGTISGPTEDSFGSLLELTWNGKKPLELQEGGTRGFIEDGDELTLAGWCQGGGYRVGFGACVGEILPALK; encoded by the coding sequence ATGAACGCATCGACCGATCTTCAGGCGACGCTCGATGCGTCGCGCAAAAGCTGGGTCGAGTCGGCCAATCATTCGACCCACGATTTTTCGATTCAGAATCTGCCGTTCGGTATTTTCAGCGACACCCTGAATGCGACGCGCCGCGTGGGCGTCGCAATCGGCGACAGCATCGTCGATCTGGCCGCGCTCGAAAGCGCGGGTCTGCTGACCGTGCCTTCATCGGACGCGGGCGACAGTGTGTTCGTGCGCGACGCGTTGAACGATTTCATCGCGCTGGGCCGTGACGAGTGGCGTAGCGTGCGCATTCAGTTGAGCAAGCTGCTCTCGCGCGATAACGCGACGCTGCGCGACGACGCCGAACTGCGCAGCCGCGCGCTGATCCGCCAGGCCGACGCGCAATTGCATCTGCCGGTGCGGATTCCGGGCTACACGGATTTCTATTCGTCGAAGGAGCACGCGACGAATGTCGGCTCCATGTTCCGCGATCCGAAGAATGCGCTGCTGCCGAACTGGTCGGAGATGCCGATCGGCTACAACGGACGGGCGTCGTCGGTGGTGGTGAGCGGCACGCCCGTGCGTCGTCCTAATGGGCAGTTGAAGCTGCCGGATCAGGAGCGTCCGGTGTTCGGCGCGTGCCGCAAGCTGGATATCGAATTGGAAACCGGCTTCGTGATCGGCGCGGGCAACGCCTTGGGCGAACCGGTTGCGTGCGCGGATGCGGAAGCGCATATCTTCGGCATGGTGCTGCTGAACGACTGGAGCGCGCGCGATATTCAGCAATGGGAATACGTGCCGCTCGGACCGTTCAACGCAAAGACGTTCGCCACCACGATCTCGCCGTGGATCGTGACGCTCGACGCGCTCGAACCGTTCCGCGTCGCGCAGCCGGTGCAGGAACCGCAGCCGCTCGCGTACCTGCGCCACGACGGCGAGCATGCTTTCGATATCACGCTGGAAGTGAAGCTGCGCCCGAAGCAGGCGAAAGCGGCCAGCACGATTGCGCGGACCAACTTCAGGCACATGTACTGGACGATGGCGCAGCAACTCGCGCATCACACGGTGTCGGGCTGCAATACGCGGGTGGGCGATCTGATGGGCTCGGGCACGATCAGCGGGCCGACTGAGGATTCGTTCGGCAGCCTGCTGGAATTGACATGGAACGGCAAGAAGCCGCTGGAGTTGCAGGAAGGCGGCACGCGCGGCTTCATCGAAGACGGCGATGAGTTGACGCTGGCTGGTTGGTGCCAGGGCGGGGGTTATCGCGTGGGTTTCGGCGCGTGCGTTGGAGAGATTTTGCCGGCGCTGAAGTAA
- the hmgA gene encoding homogentisate 1,2-dioxygenase codes for MDTQTRMPNTASSRLEIEPGYQSGFANEFTTEALPGALPAGRNSPQRAAYGLYAEQLSGTAFTAPRGHNRRSWLYRIRPAAVHKPFTPLPSGRLVANFAEVPPTPPNQLRWDALPMPVEPTDFIDGWVTMAGNGAAESMSGCAIHLYAANRSMQDRFFYTADGELLIVPQEGRLHVATELGKLDVEPFEIAVIPRGVRFAVSLPDGAACGYICENFGALLRLPDLGPIGSNGLANPRDFLTPHAAYEDREGDFELVAKMNGNLWRADIGHSPLDVVAWHGNYAPYKYDLRRFNTIGSISFDHPDPSIFLVLQSQSDTPGVDSIDFVIFPPRWLAAEDTFRPPWFHRNVASEFMGLVHGVYDAKAEGFVPGGASLHNCMSGHGPDAETFEKASHGDTSTPKKVGDTMAFMFETRTLIKPTRFALETAQLQAHYYECWQGLKKHFNPEQR; via the coding sequence ATGGATACCCAGACACGCATGCCGAACACCGCCAGTTCGCGGCTCGAAATCGAGCCGGGCTATCAGTCGGGCTTCGCGAACGAATTCACCACGGAGGCCTTGCCGGGCGCGTTGCCGGCAGGCCGCAATTCGCCGCAGCGCGCGGCCTATGGTCTGTACGCCGAACAACTGTCAGGCACGGCGTTCACTGCGCCGCGTGGCCACAATCGCCGCTCGTGGCTCTACCGGATTCGTCCGGCGGCCGTGCACAAGCCGTTCACGCCGCTGCCTTCGGGGCGGCTTGTCGCGAACTTCGCCGAAGTGCCGCCGACGCCGCCGAACCAGTTGCGCTGGGACGCATTGCCGATGCCGGTCGAGCCGACTGACTTCATCGACGGCTGGGTGACGATGGCGGGCAACGGTGCGGCGGAATCGATGAGCGGCTGTGCGATTCACCTGTACGCGGCGAACCGCTCGATGCAGGACCGTTTTTTCTATACCGCCGACGGCGAGTTGCTGATCGTGCCGCAGGAAGGGCGCCTGCACGTCGCAACCGAATTAGGCAAGCTCGACGTCGAGCCGTTCGAGATCGCAGTGATTCCGCGCGGCGTACGCTTCGCGGTGAGCCTGCCGGACGGCGCGGCGTGCGGCTATATCTGCGAGAACTTTGGCGCGTTGCTGCGTCTGCCTGATCTCGGTCCGATCGGCTCGAACGGCCTCGCCAATCCGCGTGACTTCCTCACGCCTCACGCGGCCTATGAAGACCGTGAAGGCGACTTCGAACTCGTCGCCAAGATGAACGGCAACCTGTGGCGCGCGGACATCGGCCATTCACCGCTCGACGTGGTGGCGTGGCACGGCAACTACGCGCCGTACAAGTACGATCTGCGCCGCTTCAACACGATCGGCTCGATCAGTTTCGACCATCCGGACCCGTCGATTTTCCTCGTGTTGCAATCGCAAAGCGACACGCCGGGCGTCGATAGCATCGACTTCGTGATCTTCCCGCCGCGCTGGCTCGCCGCCGAAGACACGTTCCGCCCGCCCTGGTTCCATCGCAACGTCGCGAGCGAATTCATGGGTCTCGTGCACGGCGTGTACGACGCCAAGGCCGAGGGTTTCGTGCCGGGCGGCGCGAGTCTGCACAACTGCATGTCGGGCCACGGCCCGGACGCGGAGACGTTCGAGAAAGCCTCGCATGGCGATACGTCGACGCCGAAGAAAGTCGGCGACACGATGGCCTTCATGTTCGAGACTCGCACGCTGATCAAGCCGACCCGCTTCGCACTCGAAACCGCGCAATTGCAGGCGCATTACTACGAGTGCTGGCAAGGTCTCAAGAAACACTTCAACCCGGAGCAACGATGA
- a CDS encoding diguanylate phosphodiesterase, with product MIPPTIPSLIARAADHPFLGEHLVMGQGLHHDVALAQFDGFELASAYEPIFDISVHALAQSLSSGVEGVDRFGDELGFQAVTHRVDAAPFDVFDPFDHIADDRELVALDRMSRALHAINFFGAQRHGLLFLRVHERLLKSVKYDHGRHFSSVLVSFGLNPSRVVIELPAAAVAHKTFLGYLTKSYQHYGFKVAGNLSNAGQILSVSETARLDFLKMDAATALRDATVKPLVGYAGRLRIPLIFNRVMDDAQFEALQQYDVRFVQGPLFNAHYHDRAV from the coding sequence ATGATTCCGCCGACCATCCCCAGCCTCATTGCCCGCGCCGCCGATCATCCGTTTCTCGGCGAGCATCTGGTCATGGGGCAAGGCTTGCATCACGACGTCGCGCTGGCGCAATTCGACGGCTTCGAACTGGCGAGCGCCTATGAGCCGATCTTCGATATCAGCGTGCATGCGTTGGCGCAGTCGCTTTCGTCGGGGGTCGAGGGCGTGGATCGTTTCGGCGATGAACTTGGCTTTCAGGCCGTCACGCACCGCGTCGACGCGGCGCCGTTCGACGTGTTCGATCCGTTCGACCATATCGCCGACGATCGGGAACTGGTCGCGCTCGACCGCATGTCACGCGCGCTGCATGCCATCAATTTCTTCGGCGCGCAGCGGCATGGATTGCTCTTTCTGCGCGTGCACGAACGGCTGCTCAAGAGTGTGAAGTACGACCACGGGCGACATTTTTCGAGCGTGCTGGTGTCGTTCGGATTGAACCCGTCGCGGGTGGTGATCGAACTGCCGGCAGCGGCGGTCGCGCACAAGACCTTTCTCGGCTATCTGACCAAGAGCTATCAGCACTATGGCTTCAAGGTGGCGGGCAATCTGTCCAACGCGGGACAGATTCTGTCAGTGTCGGAAACCGCGCGGCTCGACTTCCTCAAGATGGATGCGGCGACCGCTCTGCGCGATGCGACGGTTAAGCCGCTAGTCGGTTATGCCGGCCGGCTGCGGATTCCGCTGATATTCAACCGTGTGATGGATGACGCGCAGTTCGAGGCTTTGCAGCAGTACGACGTGCGCTTCGTGCAAGGGCCGCTATTCAATGCGCATTATCACGACCGGGCGGTTTGA
- a CDS encoding IclR family transcriptional regulator — translation MTPTSTPSEPLDERKFVVALARGLDLLRAFKPGETMLGNRDFVERTGLPKATVNRLAYTLTVLGYLRLDETLGKYALDAGVLSLGFALLSGTDTLELARPHMRTFAREVGAAVSLGCRDGLDMIYLETIRSETALTLGLASGSKLSMLTSSMGRAYLAVQPLDARAALLAELKKAAGTEGTELVADAEKEIAAFTAQRCCYSFRAWHDDVNAVAVPFREPREGRWLVLSCSGPASSMGEDVFRDSVAPRLKALARRLGDTG, via the coding sequence ATGACGCCAACATCCACTCCCTCCGAACCGCTCGACGAGCGCAAATTCGTCGTCGCCCTGGCGCGCGGGCTGGATTTACTACGCGCGTTCAAGCCCGGCGAAACCATGCTCGGCAACCGCGATTTCGTCGAACGCACGGGTTTGCCGAAGGCGACCGTCAACCGTCTCGCCTACACGCTGACCGTGCTCGGCTACCTGCGGCTCGACGAAACCCTGGGCAAATACGCGCTCGACGCCGGTGTGCTGTCGCTTGGTTTCGCGCTGCTCTCGGGCACGGATACGCTTGAACTCGCGCGCCCGCACATGCGCACCTTCGCGCGCGAGGTGGGCGCGGCGGTCTCGCTCGGTTGCCGCGACGGGCTCGACATGATTTATCTGGAGACGATCCGCAGCGAAACCGCGCTGACGCTTGGGCTGGCGTCCGGTTCGAAACTGTCGATGCTGACGAGTTCGATGGGCCGCGCCTATCTGGCCGTGCAACCGCTCGACGCGCGCGCCGCGTTATTGGCGGAGCTGAAAAAGGCGGCGGGCACGGAAGGCACCGAACTGGTCGCCGACGCGGAGAAAGAAATCGCCGCCTTTACCGCGCAGCGCTGCTGCTATTCGTTCCGCGCGTGGCACGACGACGTCAACGCGGTCGCGGTGCCGTTTCGCGAGCCGCGCGAAGGGCGCTGGCTGGTGCTGAGTTGCAGCGGGCCGGCGTCGTCGATGGGAGAAGACGTGTTTCGTGACAGCGTCGCGCCACGGCTGAAGGCGCTCGCGCGGCGTCTGGGCGATACGGGCTGA
- a CDS encoding acyl-CoA dehydrogenase, with the protein MAEAAQFHWEDPLLLDQQLTEDERMVRDAAAAYAQDKLQPRVLEAFRHEKTDIEIFREMGELGLLGPTIPEQYGGPGLNYVAYGLIAREVERVDSGYRSMMSVQSSLVMVPIYEFGSEAQKQKYLPKLVTGEWIGCFGLTEPNHGSDPGSMVTRAKKVDGGYSLSGSKMWITNSPIADVFVVWAKLEEDGKDAIRGFILEKGWKGLSAPTIYSKVGLRASITGEIVLDEVFVPEENRFPEVSGLRGPFTCLNSARYGIAWGALGAAEACWHTARQYVLDRKQFGRPLAANQLIQKKLADMQTEITLGLQGVLRLGRMKDEGTAAVEITSIMKRNSCGKALDIARLARDMLGGNGISDEFGIARHLVNLEVVNTYEGTHDIHALILGRAQTGTQAFF; encoded by the coding sequence ATGGCCGAGGCCGCGCAGTTTCACTGGGAAGACCCGTTGCTGCTGGATCAGCAGCTCACCGAAGACGAACGCATGGTGCGCGACGCCGCCGCGGCCTACGCGCAGGACAAGCTGCAGCCGCGCGTGCTCGAAGCGTTCCGTCATGAGAAGACCGACATCGAGATCTTTCGCGAGATGGGCGAACTCGGCCTGCTCGGCCCGACCATCCCTGAACAATACGGCGGCCCTGGCCTGAACTACGTGGCGTACGGTTTGATCGCGCGCGAAGTGGAGCGTGTCGATTCCGGCTACCGGTCGATGATGTCCGTGCAATCGTCGCTGGTCATGGTGCCAATCTACGAATTCGGCTCGGAAGCGCAGAAGCAGAAATACCTGCCGAAGCTCGTCACCGGCGAATGGATCGGCTGCTTCGGTCTGACCGAACCGAATCATGGCTCCGACCCGGGCAGCATGGTTACGCGGGCCAAGAAGGTCGACGGCGGCTATTCGCTGTCGGGCTCGAAGATGTGGATCACCAATTCGCCGATCGCCGACGTGTTCGTCGTGTGGGCGAAGCTCGAAGAAGACGGCAAGGACGCGATTCGCGGCTTCATTCTCGAGAAGGGCTGGAAGGGACTGTCGGCGCCGACCATCTACAGCAAGGTGGGCCTGCGTGCGTCGATCACCGGCGAGATCGTGCTCGACGAAGTGTTCGTGCCGGAAGAGAACCGCTTCCCCGAGGTCAGCGGCTTGCGCGGTCCGTTCACGTGCCTGAATTCGGCGCGCTACGGCATCGCCTGGGGCGCGCTCGGCGCGGCCGAAGCATGCTGGCACACCGCGCGTCAGTACGTACTGGATCGCAAGCAGTTCGGCCGGCCGCTTGCTGCGAACCAGTTGATCCAGAAGAAGCTCGCCGACATGCAAACCGAGATCACGCTCGGTCTGCAAGGCGTGCTGCGCCTCGGCCGCATGAAGGACGAAGGCACCGCGGCCGTCGAGATCACCTCGATCATGAAGCGCAACTCATGCGGCAAGGCGCTGGACATTGCGCGGCTCGCTCGCGACATGCTCGGCGGCAACGGCATCTCGGACGAGTTCGGGATTGCGCGGCACCTGGTGAATCTGGAAGTGGTAAACACCTACGAAGGCACGCACGACATTCACGCGCTGATTCTCGGGCGCGCGCAAACGGGCACTCAGGCCTTTTTCTGA